A single Dechloromonas denitrificans DNA region contains:
- a CDS encoding winged helix DNA-binding protein — protein MKDLAPQDLENWHLGQDSLEKTMANFEHTLMCLNEAFARFNWQGLATAAHDLTFSSQDNTILHIIHTLGRPKSVSDIARFLNRDDLANIQYSIRKLLKAKFIEKADDRSSRGTTYRTTASGKSVIDDYVNTRRNLVAKPASDIANIEEQLQVATRAMGVFIGLYDHAARVLTTRP, from the coding sequence ATGAAAGATCTAGCCCCGCAGGATTTGGAAAACTGGCATTTGGGTCAGGACAGCCTGGAAAAAACCATGGCCAACTTCGAACATACCCTGATGTGCCTGAACGAGGCGTTTGCCAGGTTCAACTGGCAGGGCCTGGCAACAGCCGCCCACGATCTGACGTTCAGCAGCCAGGACAACACGATACTTCACATCATTCACACGCTGGGTCGCCCCAAAAGCGTCTCGGACATTGCCCGTTTCCTGAATCGCGACGACCTGGCCAATATCCAGTACAGCATTCGCAAACTGCTCAAAGCGAAATTCATCGAAAAGGCCGACGACCGATCCAGTCGCGGCACGACCTACCGGACGACGGCCAGCGGCAAGTCGGTCATCGACGACTACGTCAATACGCGGCGCAATCTGGTCGCCAAACCGGCCAGCGACATCGCCAACATCGAAGAGCAACTCCAGGTGGCGACCCGGGCCATGGGCGTCTTTATCGGCCTTTACGATCACGCCGCCCGAGTCCTGACGACTCGCCCGTAA
- a CDS encoding heavy-metal-associated domain-containing protein: protein MDTLHLKIGGLTDKASVRTLANAIQDLPNIGHLDINLSSGEASIEHGRFISPDDIVQAIVDAGFTADYLP from the coding sequence ATGGACACCCTGCATTTGAAGATCGGCGGCCTGACCGACAAAGCCAGCGTGCGCACCTTGGCCAACGCCATCCAGGACCTGCCGAACATCGGCCATCTCGACATAAACCTGAGCAGCGGCGAAGCCAGCATCGAACACGGCCGCTTCATCAGCCCGGACGACATTGTTCAAGCCATCGTCGATGCCGGGTTTACCGCCGATTACTTGCCTTGA
- a CDS encoding YdcF family protein: protein MTLASQPTTLAGMSFAFIFKTLLGTLLLPPANGLLLLCLAALFRRRRWALGLALAGGGLLLAQSLPPVATALIATLEQRAAPVLSNAAGAQAIVVLGGGIKMEAAEYGGDTANERSLIRLRYGARLARQLGLPLLISGGRPTNADSSEAEAMAGIIEREFGVPVRWRETESRDTADNAAMSARILRSAGIHRIVLVTQAFHMPRAKSLFTAAGLEVIPAPTDFKSGKRESFAPFDWLPQANALQTSYYALHEWLGILWMRLAQIVGPSASPS from the coding sequence TTGACGCTGGCGAGCCAGCCGACGACACTCGCCGGCATGTCCTTCGCCTTCATCTTCAAGACCCTGCTCGGCACGCTGTTGCTGCCGCCGGCCAACGGCTTGCTGCTGCTCTGCCTCGCTGCCCTGTTCCGCCGGCGACGCTGGGCGCTTGGCCTGGCCCTGGCAGGCGGCGGGCTGCTCCTTGCCCAAAGCCTGCCGCCGGTGGCAACTGCGCTGATCGCGACCCTGGAGCAGCGGGCCGCACCGGTATTGAGCAATGCCGCCGGCGCCCAGGCCATCGTCGTGCTGGGCGGCGGAATCAAGATGGAAGCGGCCGAATACGGCGGCGACACGGCCAACGAGCGCAGCCTGATTCGCCTGCGCTATGGCGCCCGGCTGGCCCGCCAGCTCGGTTTGCCGCTGCTGATCAGCGGCGGCCGGCCGACCAATGCCGACAGCTCGGAAGCCGAGGCGATGGCCGGGATCATCGAACGCGAGTTTGGCGTGCCGGTGCGCTGGCGGGAGACGGAATCGCGCGACACCGCCGACAATGCAGCGATGTCCGCCCGCATTCTGCGCAGCGCCGGGATACACCGCATCGTGCTGGTCACCCAGGCTTTCCACATGCCGCGGGCAAAAAGCCTGTTTACGGCGGCCGGACTCGAGGTCATTCCCGCCCCAACCGATTTCAAGAGCGGCAAGCGGGAATCCTTCGCGCCGTTCGACTGGCTGCCGCAGGCCAATGCGCTGCAGACTTCCTACTACGCCCTGCATGAATGGCTGGGCATCCTGTGGATGCGCCTGGCGCAAATCGTCGGCCCGTCCGCCTCACCAAGCTAA
- the paaY gene encoding phenylacetic acid degradation protein PaaY codes for MKPLRVYAIDGIVPVVDPTAFVHPSAVLIGDVIVGPGCYVGPCASLRGDFGRLILERGANLQDTCVMHGFPGTDTVVEEDGHIGHGAVLHGCRVGKNALIGMNAVIMDNAVIGESAIVAACAFVKAGVEIPARSLAAGMPAKVIRQLSDEEIAWKTEGTHTYQDLTRRCLATMVECEPLTAIEADRPRIHLPDVIPLVELKKNNRA; via the coding sequence ATGAAGCCCTTGCGCGTCTACGCCATCGACGGGATTGTACCGGTCGTCGATCCCACCGCCTTTGTACACCCGAGCGCCGTCCTGATCGGCGACGTGATCGTCGGCCCGGGCTGTTACGTCGGCCCGTGCGCCAGCCTGCGCGGCGATTTCGGCCGGCTGATCCTGGAGCGCGGGGCCAATCTGCAGGACACCTGCGTGATGCACGGCTTTCCCGGCACCGACACCGTTGTCGAGGAAGATGGCCACATCGGCCACGGCGCCGTGCTGCACGGCTGCCGGGTCGGGAAAAACGCGCTGATCGGCATGAACGCGGTGATCATGGACAACGCGGTAATCGGCGAATCGGCCATCGTCGCGGCCTGCGCCTTCGTCAAGGCCGGCGTCGAAATCCCGGCGCGCAGCCTGGCCGCCGGCATGCCGGCCAAGGTCATCCGCCAACTGTCCGACGAAGAAATCGCCTGGAAGACCGAAGGCACCCACACCTACCAGGACCTGACGCGGCGCTGCCTGGCAACCATGGTCGAATGCGAACCGCTGACGGCAATCGAAGCCGACCGCCCGCGCATTCACCTGCCGGACGTCATTCCGCTGGTCGAACTGAAGAAAAACAACCGCGCCTAG
- a CDS encoding IclR family transcriptional regulator codes for MSEESESRLGEGKHGVQSLEIGMGILRAMVNGQRSMMLKDIAAAAEMPPSKAHRYLVSLIRAGLVEQDPMTSRYDLGPFALNIGLVAIDRLDRIRLGLTAIAGLRDEINETTALAVWGESGPIIVRWERPRRPITVNVVTGTALDPLTSASGRVFSAWLPKETMNRLIDRRLKGGDLPPELQTRAEVDALLAKVRADGYAGVSGYHLVPGVEALAAPVFNFKGEITLAMLVVGVQGMFDMDPNGKVVGAMKKTAAELSLRLGYSPAE; via the coding sequence ATGAGCGAAGAATCCGAGAGCAGGCTGGGCGAGGGGAAACACGGCGTCCAGTCACTGGAAATAGGGATGGGCATCCTGCGCGCCATGGTCAATGGCCAGCGTTCGATGATGCTCAAGGACATTGCCGCGGCGGCCGAGATGCCGCCCTCCAAGGCGCACCGCTATCTGGTCAGCCTGATCCGGGCCGGCCTGGTCGAGCAGGACCCGATGACCTCGCGCTACGACCTCGGTCCCTTTGCGCTCAATATCGGTCTGGTCGCCATCGACCGCCTCGATCGCATCCGTCTCGGCCTGACGGCCATTGCCGGCTTGCGCGACGAGATCAACGAAACGACGGCGCTGGCGGTGTGGGGCGAGAGCGGGCCGATCATCGTGCGCTGGGAGCGGCCGCGCCGGCCGATTACCGTCAATGTGGTGACCGGCACGGCGCTCGATCCGCTGACCTCGGCCAGCGGCCGGGTGTTTTCGGCCTGGTTGCCGAAGGAAACGATGAACCGGCTGATCGACCGCCGCCTGAAAGGCGGCGACCTGCCGCCCGAGTTGCAGACGCGGGCCGAAGTCGATGCCTTGCTGGCCAAGGTCCGGGCCGACGGTTATGCCGGGGTTTCCGGTTATCACCTGGTGCCCGGCGTCGAGGCGCTGGCCGCGCCGGTATTCAATTTCAAGGGTGAAATCACGTTGGCGATGCTGGTCGTTGGCGTCCAGGGCATGTTCGACATGGACCCGAACGGCAAGGTCGTCGGGGCGATGAAAAAGACCGCCGCCGAGTTGTCCCTGCGCCTCGGTTATTCGCCAGCCGAGTGA
- a CDS encoding branched-chain amino acid ABC transporter permease, which produces MLAQFLQFLFSGLTVGATYALAALGFTLIYNASNVINFAQGEFIMLGGMLAVFFTQAGLPLPVALVLAILIPAIVGILVEKLAIEPVKGAETVTLIIITIGASLVIRGLIQVWLGKGTHSLPAFSGDAPIEILGATLLPQSLWVLGVTALVVVALWYFFNRTLQGKAMLATSFNRVAAELVGINTSWVLFMSFAMSAALGALGGILLTPITLTSYDVGIMLGLKGFVAAVVGGLGNGLGAVIGGLLVGVLEAMGAGYISSSYKDAIPFVLILLILFFMPRGLFGSKSTDRV; this is translated from the coding sequence ATGCTGGCCCAGTTCCTGCAATTTCTCTTTTCCGGCCTGACCGTCGGGGCGACCTATGCGCTGGCGGCACTCGGCTTCACGCTGATCTACAACGCCAGCAACGTGATCAACTTCGCCCAGGGCGAATTCATCATGCTCGGCGGCATGCTCGCCGTCTTCTTCACCCAGGCCGGCCTGCCGCTGCCGGTGGCGCTGGTCCTGGCTATCCTGATTCCGGCCATCGTCGGCATCCTGGTCGAGAAACTGGCGATCGAGCCGGTCAAGGGCGCCGAGACGGTGACGCTGATCATTATCACCATCGGCGCCTCGCTGGTCATCCGCGGCCTGATCCAGGTCTGGCTCGGCAAGGGCACGCATAGCCTGCCGGCCTTCTCGGGCGATGCGCCGATCGAGATCCTCGGCGCCACGCTGTTGCCGCAGAGCTTGTGGGTGCTCGGCGTCACCGCGCTGGTCGTCGTCGCGCTGTGGTACTTCTTCAACCGCACGCTGCAGGGCAAGGCCATGCTCGCCACCTCGTTCAACCGCGTCGCCGCCGAGCTGGTCGGCATCAACACCAGCTGGGTGCTGTTCATGAGTTTCGCCATGTCGGCCGCTCTCGGCGCCCTCGGCGGCATCCTGCTGACGCCGATCACGCTGACTTCCTACGACGTCGGCATCATGCTCGGCCTGAAGGGCTTCGTCGCCGCCGTCGTCGGCGGTCTCGGCAACGGCCTTGGCGCGGTGATCGGCGGCCTGCTGGTCGGCGTGCTCGAAGCGATGGGCGCCGGCTACATCTCGTCGAGCTACAAGGACGCGATTCCCTTCGTGCTCATCCTGCTCATCCTGTTCTTCATGCCGCGCGGTCTGTTCGGCAGCAAATCGACGGATCGGGTGTAA
- a CDS encoding branched-chain amino acid ABC transporter permease has protein sequence MKKNAYFGLYIVIAILVVLPFVVPNSFYLDLVIRMAINAVIVLGLNLLIGFAGQISMGHAGFLGIGAYASAVLPTHFGWHPVLAMAAGALATGLLAGLVARPIFKLKGHYLAMATLGLGIIINIALRNEATWTGGPDGMPVPTMGLFGFDLASDKHWYWVVALLLSVSVWASLNLIDSPFGRALRALHGSEVASQVVGVDVVRYKVAIFVMSAVFASLMGSVTAHYVGFVTPNLADFFHSIELVTMVVIGGMASVYGSLVGAVLLTALPQALATFEGWETVAFGSILMLCMIFMPKGLVPTLAAKFGKGD, from the coding sequence ATGAAGAAGAACGCCTATTTCGGCCTGTATATCGTCATCGCCATCCTCGTCGTGCTGCCGTTCGTGGTGCCCAACAGCTTCTATCTCGATCTGGTCATCCGCATGGCGATCAACGCCGTAATCGTCCTCGGCCTCAACCTGCTGATCGGCTTCGCCGGCCAGATCAGCATGGGGCATGCCGGCTTCCTCGGCATCGGCGCCTACGCCTCGGCCGTGCTGCCGACCCACTTCGGCTGGCATCCAGTCCTCGCCATGGCGGCCGGGGCGCTCGCCACCGGCCTGCTGGCCGGCCTGGTCGCCCGGCCGATCTTCAAGCTGAAGGGCCACTATCTGGCGATGGCGACGCTCGGCCTCGGCATCATCATCAACATCGCGCTGCGCAACGAGGCGACCTGGACCGGCGGGCCGGACGGCATGCCGGTCCCGACCATGGGCCTGTTCGGTTTCGATCTCGCCAGCGACAAGCACTGGTACTGGGTCGTCGCGCTGCTGCTTTCGGTCAGCGTCTGGGCCTCGCTCAACCTGATCGACTCGCCGTTCGGCCGTGCCCTGCGCGCCCTGCATGGTTCGGAGGTCGCCTCGCAGGTGGTCGGCGTCGATGTCGTCCGCTACAAGGTGGCGATCTTCGTCATGTCGGCCGTCTTCGCCAGCCTGATGGGCAGCGTCACGGCGCACTACGTCGGCTTCGTGACGCCCAATCTGGCCGATTTCTTCCATTCCATCGAACTGGTCACCATGGTGGTGATCGGCGGCATGGCCTCGGTCTATGGCTCGCTGGTCGGCGCCGTGCTGCTGACCGCCTTGCCGCAGGCGCTGGCCACGTTCGAGGGCTGGGAAACCGTCGCCTTCGGTTCGATCCTGATGTTGTGCATGATTTTCATGCCCAAGGGACTGGTGCCGACGCTGGCCGCCAAGTTCGGGAAGGGAGACTGA
- a CDS encoding ABC transporter ATP-binding protein: MALLDVQDLSIHFGGVKAVQNVSFSIDAGIVYAVIGPNGAGKTTLFNLITGVYKPTSGEIRLDGEAIGGKSPNELATRGVARTFQNLQICMNMSAIENVMVGAHLRLDRNLLKAALRLPTLKRRDAEMRAEAAELMRFVGLEQFIEARADCMPYGALKRLEIARALAMKPRLIFLDEPAAGLNPKETIEVDHLVRKVADSGVTVVLVEHDMKMVMNLSDRILVLDYGKKLAEGTGEEVRQNPDVIAAYLGAHA, encoded by the coding sequence ATGGCACTGCTCGATGTCCAGGATCTTTCCATCCACTTCGGTGGCGTCAAGGCGGTACAGAACGTCAGCTTCAGCATCGACGCCGGCATCGTCTATGCGGTGATCGGCCCGAACGGCGCCGGCAAGACGACGCTGTTCAACCTGATTACCGGGGTGTACAAACCGACCAGTGGCGAAATCCGCCTCGACGGTGAAGCGATCGGCGGCAAGTCGCCGAACGAACTGGCCACCCGCGGCGTCGCCCGGACTTTCCAGAACCTGCAGATCTGCATGAACATGAGCGCCATCGAGAACGTGATGGTCGGCGCCCACCTGCGGCTCGACCGCAACCTGCTCAAGGCGGCGCTGCGTCTGCCGACGCTGAAGCGGCGCGATGCCGAGATGCGGGCCGAGGCAGCCGAGTTGATGCGCTTCGTCGGCCTCGAGCAATTCATCGAGGCGCGCGCCGACTGCATGCCCTACGGCGCGCTCAAACGGCTGGAGATCGCCCGGGCGCTGGCCATGAAGCCGCGCCTGATCTTCCTCGACGAGCCGGCGGCCGGCCTCAATCCCAAGGAAACCATCGAGGTCGATCATCTGGTTCGCAAGGTGGCCGATTCCGGCGTCACCGTGGTGCTGGTCGAGCACGACATGAAGATGGTGATGAACCTCTCGGACCGCATCCTGGTGCTCGACTACGGCAAGAAGCTGGCCGAAGGCACGGGCGAGGAAGTCCGCCAGAATCCCGACGTGATCGCCGCCTATCTCGGCGCGCACGCCTGA